The region AGCGAATCAATAGGCACAGTGTCTGGCGAATGCCGCTCCGAGCCGAAGGCGAGGAGGTGGCATGAGTCCCGTTTTCGGGCATGGGCGGCTGCGGCTGTACCTGCTGAAGCTGCTGGAGGAAAGCCCGCGGCACGGATACGAGGTCATCCGGCTGCTGCAGGACCGGTTCCTCGGCGTCTACTCCCCCTCCCCCGGAACGATCTATCCCCGGCTCGCCCGCCTGGAGGACGAGGGCCTGGTCACCCATGAGGTCGTGGACGGCAAGAAGGTCTTCACGCTGACCGACAAGGGCCGGGCCGAGCTGACCGACCGGATGGACGAGCTGGCCGAGCTGGAGCAGGAGATCACCGCCTCGGTCCAGGACATCGCCCGGGAGGTGAAGGAGGACGTGCGGCAGACGGTGCGGTCCCTGCGCGACGAGCTCACCCAGATGGCCCGGGACATCGGCGACGACGGCCGGGACCTGAACCGGAACCAGAAGGAGGAGTGGCAGCGGCACCGCGACCAGGCCAGGGAGGAGTGGCGCAGGCAGAAGGAGGAGTGGCGCCGTCACAAGCAGGACTGGCAGGAGGAGCGCGACCGCTGGCAGCAGGAGTGGCGCCGCATCTGGGAGGAGTCCTGGGGGTTCGGCGGGAGCCGACGCGACGGCGCCCCGCGCACCGGTCCCGACCCCGCTCTCAGCCGGATGCTGGCCGACT is a window of Microbispora sp. NBC_01189 DNA encoding:
- a CDS encoding PadR family transcriptional regulator, which encodes MSPVFGHGRLRLYLLKLLEESPRHGYEVIRLLQDRFLGVYSPSPGTIYPRLARLEDEGLVTHEVVDGKKVFTLTDKGRAELTDRMDELAELEQEITASVQDIAREVKEDVRQTVRSLRDELTQMARDIGDDGRDLNRNQKEEWQRHRDQAREEWRRQKEEWRRHKQDWQEERDRWQQEWRRIWEESWGFGGSRRDGAPRTGPDPALSRMLADFVTDLHRSLAESSGESSGESSGAGARSEEALAECRAALDEAAERIRRAMRS